One genomic window of Bacillus mycoides includes the following:
- a CDS encoding DUF3921 domain-containing protein, which produces MDSFQLSMIQKAIHRTYDELGKEVDSQGAIVDEIQKAQEEYLSALSHETAIDKRYLKSLI; this is translated from the coding sequence ATGGATAGTTTCCAATTATCAATGATTCAAAAAGCTATTCACCGTACGTATGATGAGCTCGGAAAAGAAGTGGATAGTCAAGGTGCGATTGTAGATGAAATACAAAAAGCGCAGGAAGAATATTTGTCAGCTCTTTCACATGAAACAGCGATTGATAAACGGTATTTAAAGTCATTAATATAG
- a CDS encoding ATP-dependent DNA helicase — protein sequence MFTENRLPFEVGKQDNFYDKLNEWIGDVFYDILPEKGFEERDEQIFMAFQLERAFQEKKVMFAEAGVGTGKTIVYLLYAICYARYTGKPAIIACADETLIEQLVKEEGDIAKLSEALGLSVDVRLAKSMDNYLCLRKLEDVMSGRAPEVIEDVYYELPQFVFDHGTMQNFTHYGDRKEFPLLNDEEWSKVNWDYFQDCFTCDSRHRCGQTLSREHYRKAADLIICSQDFYMDHIWTYDARKREGQIPLLPESSCVVFDEGHLVEYAAQKALTYRLKQTMMEQLLTRLLQNDIREEFAHLVEETIWQTEQFFGVLQENKKEIEGSDRLEITVTEKVTAEAKRLYAKIGEVGDALVFESEMHTVNTYDLNIVDEHLDVLEHSLRLFMHEKNVITWGEESDGAFTLVIMPRAVEEVLQEKVFSKKIPYIFSSATLSDNDSFAFTANSLGVKDYLSFSVASPFDYEEQMAVNLLSHTKENEWERKCQYTLENIQKTNGRTLVLFRTMQELAAFKEYVSKEQMSVPFLYEGDQEISQLVSRFQNEEETVLCAVHLWEGLDIPGSSLSHVIIWSLPFPPNDPVFEAKRKHVNDPFWEVDVPYMILRLRQGIGRLIRTSEDKGAISLFLSDNEDEKVIEAVKKVLPVEGKVL from the coding sequence ATGTTTACTGAGAATAGGTTACCATTTGAAGTAGGGAAACAAGATAATTTTTATGATAAGTTGAATGAGTGGATTGGAGATGTGTTTTACGACATTCTTCCGGAAAAAGGCTTTGAAGAGCGTGATGAACAGATTTTTATGGCGTTTCAGTTAGAACGCGCTTTCCAAGAGAAGAAAGTTATGTTTGCAGAAGCAGGTGTAGGAACAGGGAAAACAATTGTATATCTTCTATATGCAATTTGTTATGCACGTTATACAGGGAAGCCAGCTATTATCGCTTGTGCAGATGAAACGTTAATTGAGCAGCTTGTGAAAGAAGAAGGAGACATTGCTAAGTTATCTGAAGCATTAGGGCTATCTGTTGATGTTAGACTTGCGAAATCAATGGATAATTATTTATGTTTGCGTAAACTTGAAGATGTTATGAGTGGACGAGCTCCAGAAGTAATTGAAGATGTATATTACGAATTACCTCAGTTCGTATTCGATCATGGTACGATGCAGAACTTTACTCACTATGGTGATCGAAAAGAATTTCCACTGTTAAATGACGAGGAATGGTCAAAGGTAAACTGGGATTACTTCCAAGATTGCTTCACTTGTGATTCTCGTCATCGTTGTGGTCAAACACTTTCTCGTGAACATTATCGTAAAGCTGCAGATTTAATTATTTGTTCTCAAGACTTCTATATGGATCATATTTGGACATATGATGCACGTAAACGTGAAGGGCAAATTCCGTTATTACCAGAAAGTAGCTGCGTTGTATTCGATGAAGGACATCTTGTAGAGTATGCAGCTCAAAAAGCTTTAACGTACCGTTTAAAACAAACGATGATGGAGCAACTTTTAACGAGATTATTACAAAACGATATTCGTGAAGAGTTCGCACATTTAGTAGAAGAAACAATTTGGCAAACTGAACAATTCTTTGGGGTACTACAAGAGAATAAAAAGGAAATTGAAGGTTCTGATCGTTTAGAAATTACTGTGACAGAAAAGGTAACTGCAGAAGCGAAAAGACTTTATGCGAAAATCGGTGAAGTCGGTGATGCATTAGTATTTGAAAGTGAAATGCATACAGTAAACACATACGATTTAAATATTGTTGATGAGCATTTAGATGTGTTAGAGCATTCACTTCGTCTTTTCATGCACGAGAAAAATGTAATTACGTGGGGTGAAGAAAGTGATGGTGCCTTCACATTAGTTATTATGCCACGTGCAGTTGAAGAAGTGTTACAAGAAAAAGTATTCTCGAAGAAAATTCCGTACATTTTCTCATCTGCAACATTATCGGATAACGATTCGTTCGCATTTACAGCAAATAGTCTAGGGGTAAAAGATTATTTATCATTCTCAGTTGCCTCACCGTTTGATTATGAAGAGCAAATGGCAGTAAACTTACTATCGCATACGAAAGAAAATGAATGGGAAAGAAAGTGTCAATATACACTTGAAAATATCCAGAAAACAAATGGACGTACGCTTGTATTATTCCGTACAATGCAAGAACTTGCAGCATTTAAAGAATATGTAAGTAAAGAGCAAATGTCAGTTCCGTTCCTATATGAAGGAGATCAAGAAATTAGTCAGCTCGTTTCTCGTTTCCAAAATGAAGAAGAGACTGTACTTTGTGCCGTTCATTTATGGGAAGGTTTAGACATTCCAGGTTCATCATTATCACATGTTATTATTTGGTCATTACCATTCCCTCCAAACGATCCTGTGTTTGAGGCGAAGCGTAAACATGTGAATGATCCATTCTGGGAAGTAGATGTGCCTTATATGATTTTACGTCTTCGCCAAGGAATTGGACGTTTAATTCGTACAAGTGAAGATAAAGGTGCTATATCATTATTCTTATCAGATAATGAAGATGAAAAAGTGATAGAAGCAGTGAAGAAAGTGCTTCCGGTAGAAGGAAAAGTACTTTAA
- the ypwA gene encoding carboxypeptidase, with protein sequence MTVATYEVEKQFLTYVKKIENYGEALSLMFWDLRTGAPKQGVDQRSEVIGMLSSEVFVMSTSDEMGNYLTELESLIVENKLSETTKKMVEECRKEYDRNKKIPQAEYEAYVKLEAKAESVWEEAREKSDFEMFRPYLEKIVEFKKKFITYWGYETYKYNTLLDMYEPGITVEVLDHVFGQLRERIVPLVKEISESKKELKTNALAEHFSKEKQKNFTLELLKQLNYNFEAGRLDETVHPFEITLNRGDVRITTRYDEKDFRMAVFGTIHECGHAVYEQNVAEELEGTPLCSGTSMGIHESQSLFFENFIGRNKSFWKKNYDLLKRYSDGQFDGVSVDEFYDAINESKPSFIRIEADELTYPLHVMVRYELEKELFDGTLQVKDLPAAWNDKMETYLGIRPENDAQGVLQDVHWAGGSFGYFPSYALGYMYAAQFKQRMLKDIPNFDALLEEGNVTPIREWLTENIHQYGKTKKPLEILKDVTGEGLNANYLADYLEAKYKEIYEL encoded by the coding sequence ATGACAGTTGCTACATATGAAGTAGAAAAACAATTTTTAACATATGTGAAGAAGATAGAGAATTATGGAGAAGCATTAAGCTTAATGTTTTGGGATTTAAGAACAGGTGCACCAAAGCAAGGCGTAGACCAGCGTTCAGAAGTAATTGGAATGCTTTCATCCGAAGTGTTTGTGATGTCGACTTCAGATGAGATGGGGAACTATTTAACTGAACTAGAATCTTTAATTGTTGAAAATAAACTTTCTGAAACGACAAAGAAAATGGTTGAAGAGTGTCGGAAAGAATATGATAGAAATAAGAAAATTCCACAAGCGGAATATGAAGCGTATGTGAAATTAGAAGCGAAAGCGGAAAGTGTATGGGAAGAAGCTCGCGAAAAATCTGACTTCGAAATGTTCCGTCCGTATTTAGAAAAAATTGTTGAATTCAAAAAGAAGTTTATTACATATTGGGGTTACGAAACGTACAAATATAACACGCTATTAGATATGTATGAGCCGGGAATCACAGTAGAAGTGTTAGATCATGTATTTGGTCAACTGCGTGAACGTATCGTTCCGCTTGTGAAAGAAATTTCTGAGTCTAAAAAAGAATTAAAAACAAATGCTTTAGCTGAACATTTTTCAAAAGAAAAACAAAAGAATTTTACTTTAGAGTTATTAAAACAATTGAACTATAACTTTGAAGCGGGTCGTCTTGATGAAACGGTACATCCTTTTGAAATTACATTAAATAGAGGGGATGTTCGTATTACGACTCGTTACGATGAGAAAGACTTCCGTATGGCTGTTTTCGGCACGATTCATGAATGTGGTCATGCTGTATATGAGCAAAATGTTGCAGAGGAACTAGAAGGAACACCGCTTTGCAGTGGAACATCAATGGGAATTCACGAGTCACAATCGTTATTCTTTGAAAACTTCATTGGCCGTAATAAGTCGTTCTGGAAGAAAAACTATGATTTGTTAAAGCGATATAGTGACGGTCAATTTGACGGCGTATCAGTAGACGAGTTTTATGATGCGATTAATGAGTCAAAACCATCCTTTATCCGTATAGAAGCAGATGAACTTACATATCCGCTTCATGTTATGGTTCGCTATGAGCTGGAGAAAGAATTATTTGATGGCACACTGCAAGTAAAAGACTTACCAGCGGCATGGAATGATAAGATGGAAACTTATTTAGGTATTCGTCCAGAGAATGACGCACAAGGTGTATTACAAGACGTTCACTGGGCTGGCGGTTCGTTTGGATATTTCCCATCTTATGCGCTTGGTTATATGTATGCAGCGCAATTTAAACAAAGGATGCTAAAGGATATTCCAAACTTTGATGCATTATTAGAAGAAGGAAACGTGACGCCAATTCGTGAATGGTTAACAGAGAATATTCATCAATACGGCAAAACGAAAAAACCACTTGAAATTTTAAAAGATGTGACAGGTGAAGGTTTAAATGCAAACTACTTAGCTGATTATTTAGAAGCTAAATATAAAGAGATTTATGAGTTATAA
- a CDS encoding GNAT family N-acetyltransferase → MGYMFTVMSQTEAEEIAYNWHYEGEYSFYDIEADQEDLVEFLNAHMRGNTTFVVKENDSIIGFFSFGKINNQTIDIGLGMRPDITGNGLGLQFVKAGLDFSKEKYKCDYITLSVAAFNERAIKVYKKAGFEAVGTFIQKTNGSCFEFLKMNYICKND, encoded by the coding sequence ATGGGCTATATGTTTACGGTAATGTCGCAAACGGAAGCGGAAGAAATTGCATACAACTGGCATTATGAAGGGGAGTATTCTTTTTATGATATAGAGGCAGATCAAGAAGATTTAGTGGAGTTTTTAAATGCTCATATGAGAGGAAATACTACATTTGTCGTGAAAGAAAACGATAGTATAATCGGCTTCTTTAGTTTTGGTAAAATAAATAATCAAACGATTGATATAGGACTTGGAATGAGACCTGATATAACAGGAAATGGATTAGGTTTACAGTTCGTAAAAGCTGGATTAGATTTTAGTAAAGAAAAATATAAATGTGACTATATAACATTATCAGTAGCGGCATTTAATGAAAGGGCAATCAAAGTATATAAAAAAGCAGGGTTCGAAGCAGTTGGGACGTTTATTCAAAAAACGAATGGCAGTTGTTTTGAGTTTTTGAAAATGAACTATATATGTAAAAATGATTAA
- a CDS encoding type I methionyl aminopeptidase has protein sequence MITIKTKNEIDLMHESGKLLASCHREIAKMMKPGITTQEIDTFVEAYLEEHGARSEQKGYNDYPYAICASVNNEMCHGFPTDVPLSEGDIVTIDMVVNLNGALSDSAWTYIVGDISDEAKRLLLVAESALYKGIEQAISGNHVGDIGYAIESYVASEGFSVARDFTGHGIGKEIHEEPAIFHFGKSGQGPELQEGMVITIEPIVNAGMRYSKVDLNGWTARTMDGKLSAQYEHTIAITKDGPIILTTL, from the coding sequence ATGATTACAATTAAAACGAAAAATGAAATAGATTTGATGCATGAATCGGGGAAGTTACTAGCTTCTTGTCATAGAGAAATTGCAAAAATGATGAAACCAGGTATCACTACACAAGAAATTGATACGTTTGTTGAAGCATATTTAGAAGAGCATGGTGCCAGGTCCGAACAGAAAGGGTATAACGATTATCCATACGCAATATGTGCATCTGTGAACAATGAAATGTGTCATGGGTTTCCAACAGATGTTCCTTTAAGTGAAGGAGATATTGTGACAATTGACATGGTAGTAAACTTAAATGGTGCGCTCTCAGATTCTGCATGGACGTATATAGTTGGAGATATTTCTGATGAAGCAAAAAGGTTATTGTTAGTAGCAGAGAGTGCTTTATATAAAGGGATTGAGCAAGCGATAAGTGGTAACCATGTTGGAGATATTGGATACGCAATTGAAAGTTATGTAGCTTCTGAAGGGTTTTCTGTTGCAAGAGATTTTACGGGACACGGAATTGGCAAAGAAATTCATGAGGAACCAGCAATTTTTCATTTTGGTAAGTCAGGGCAAGGACCAGAATTACAAGAAGGAATGGTAATTACAATTGAACCTATTGTAAATGCCGGTATGCGATATTCTAAAGTAGATTTAAACGGATGGACTGCACGGACGATGGATGGGAAATTATCTGCACAATATGAGCATACAATTGCGATTACGAAGGATGGTCCTATCATATTAACAACGTTGTAA
- a CDS encoding xanthine phosphoribosyltransferase produces the protein MKVLHEKILNEGKVLSGDVLKVDAFLNHQIDPVLMQEIGKEFAKRFKEENITKIVTIESSGIAPAVMAALELGVKVVFARKRKSLTLQDNMYVAEVYSFTKQETNEISLSRNHIDENDHVLIIDDFLANGQAALGLMNLVEQAGASIAGIGIVIEKAFQDGGKKLREQGVRVESLAEIASLDNGTVTFVQQETAEVN, from the coding sequence ATGAAAGTATTACACGAAAAGATTTTGAACGAAGGAAAGGTTTTATCTGGTGATGTATTAAAGGTAGATGCATTTTTAAATCATCAAATTGATCCAGTACTTATGCAAGAAATCGGAAAAGAATTTGCTAAGCGTTTTAAAGAAGAGAACATTACAAAAATCGTGACGATTGAATCTTCAGGCATTGCACCAGCGGTTATGGCTGCTTTAGAGCTTGGTGTAAAAGTAGTTTTTGCAAGAAAGCGTAAATCGTTAACGTTACAAGATAATATGTATGTTGCGGAAGTATACTCATTTACAAAACAAGAAACGAATGAGATTTCATTATCTCGAAATCATATTGATGAAAATGATCATGTACTAATTATTGATGACTTCTTAGCAAATGGTCAGGCTGCTTTAGGTTTAATGAATTTAGTAGAGCAAGCCGGGGCAAGTATTGCGGGAATTGGCATTGTTATTGAAAAAGCATTTCAAGATGGAGGAAAGAAGCTGCGTGAACAGGGTGTTCGTGTTGAATCACTAGCAGAAATTGCATCACTTGATAACGGCACAGTTACATTTGTACAGCAAGAAACTGCGGAGGTGAACTAA
- the pbuX gene encoding xanthine permease PbuX, with protein MKQHPFKIASLGIQHMLAMYAGAIIVPLIVGGGLGLNQQELTYLVSIDLLMCGVATILQALSNRFFGIGLPVVLGCTFTAVGPMIAIGKQYGVSSIYGAIIAAGLFVVIFAKLFGKLVKLFPPVVTGSVVTVIGVTLVPAAINDMAGGVGSKDFGSLENLALAFGVLLFIIIMYRFFDGFIRSISILLGLLFGTIVAAFMGKVSLQAVGEADWFHGIQPFYFGTPTFELTPIITMILVACVGIVEATGVYFALSDICNKKIGEKELTKGYRAEGLAMVLGGIFNAFPYTTYSQNVGLVQLTGVRNRVIIYTCGGMLIALGFIPKIAAITTIIPKSVLGGAMLAMFGMVMAYGIKMLSSVDFGKQENLLIVACSVGIGLGVTVVPTLFSQLPENIRILTDNGIVLGSASAVLLNIVFNMVPQRKVKVKEEPVSMQSAVREA; from the coding sequence ATGAAGCAGCACCCATTTAAAATTGCATCGCTTGGCATTCAGCACATGCTTGCCATGTACGCTGGCGCAATTATTGTTCCGCTTATTGTTGGCGGGGGACTTGGTTTAAATCAACAAGAATTAACGTATTTAGTATCGATCGACTTATTGATGTGCGGCGTAGCAACGATTTTACAAGCATTATCAAATCGCTTTTTCGGTATTGGGCTTCCGGTTGTACTTGGTTGTACATTCACAGCGGTTGGACCGATGATTGCAATTGGTAAACAATATGGCGTGTCCTCTATATATGGAGCAATTATTGCTGCGGGATTATTTGTTGTTATTTTCGCGAAATTATTTGGGAAACTTGTAAAACTGTTTCCTCCTGTTGTAACAGGATCTGTCGTTACAGTCATTGGGGTTACACTTGTTCCAGCAGCTATTAATGATATGGCTGGAGGAGTTGGAAGCAAAGATTTCGGAAGTCTAGAAAATTTAGCTTTAGCATTTGGTGTTCTATTATTTATCATTATTATGTATCGTTTCTTTGACGGATTTATCCGTTCAATCTCTATATTACTTGGTCTTTTGTTCGGTACAATCGTTGCAGCATTTATGGGGAAAGTAAGCTTGCAAGCGGTTGGAGAGGCAGATTGGTTCCACGGTATTCAGCCGTTTTACTTCGGTACACCAACATTTGAATTAACGCCAATTATTACGATGATTCTCGTTGCTTGCGTAGGGATTGTGGAAGCAACAGGTGTATATTTTGCATTATCTGATATTTGTAATAAAAAGATTGGTGAAAAAGAATTAACAAAAGGTTATCGCGCAGAAGGATTAGCAATGGTTCTAGGTGGTATTTTTAACGCATTTCCATACACAACATATTCTCAAAACGTAGGCCTTGTTCAATTAACTGGAGTAAGAAATCGCGTTATTATCTATACTTGTGGTGGCATGTTAATTGCTCTTGGGTTTATTCCTAAAATCGCAGCCATTACAACAATTATTCCGAAATCAGTACTTGGCGGTGCGATGTTAGCAATGTTCGGCATGGTAATGGCGTATGGTATTAAAATGTTAAGCAGTGTTGATTTTGGAAAACAAGAGAATTTATTAATCGTTGCATGTTCTGTCGGAATCGGACTTGGTGTTACAGTCGTTCCGACGTTATTCTCACAGCTTCCGGAAAATATTCGTATTTTAACTGATAACGGAATTGTACTTGGAAGTGCATCAGCAGTACTTTTAAATATTGTATTTAATATGGTGCCGCAGCGTAAAGTGAAAGTAAAAGAAGAGCCAGTTTCGATGCAAAGTGCAGTAAGAGAAGCATAG
- a CDS encoding DUF418 domain-containing protein: MTRNIPQGERIHSIDIIRGIAVLGIFLVNWPVIAGVDSSEISGIYEGVDSYIRLFYDMFIQTKFYTIFSFLFGLGFYIFMNRAEAKTDRPKTLFVRRLLILLLFGFLHYVLLWDGDILHSYAIAGFFLLLFYKREPRTILIWALVLLSIFQFLMLITSIGIALMPRDELGLSLPIIPLEDWMLQIQNRFHAFYSEAIGLSAFMLPETVGLFLLGLYAGKKDIFRRSKELDPKLKKWQIIMFVLTLPMWFFMVRYFLSKQPYDPIYMSAFTMFSGKTLFIFYIFTLMRLLQKERWQKLLRPFQYVGRMALTNYITHTIVTLLVFGLFFKNYYPTPLWVGPLFCIGFYTLQIFISRWWLSRYQYGPLEYIWRLGTYGKMMPLKKKSKVS, from the coding sequence ATGACACGAAATATTCCACAAGGCGAGAGGATACACTCAATTGATATCATTAGAGGAATAGCTGTACTAGGTATTTTTCTTGTTAACTGGCCAGTTATTGCCGGAGTTGACTCAAGTGAAATTTCAGGAATTTACGAAGGAGTAGACAGCTACATCCGCCTATTTTACGATATGTTTATTCAAACGAAATTTTATACTATTTTTTCGTTTTTATTCGGATTAGGTTTTTATATCTTTATGAATCGTGCTGAGGCGAAAACAGATCGTCCGAAGACTTTATTTGTTCGCCGCTTGCTCATTTTATTATTATTTGGGTTCTTGCATTACGTTCTTTTATGGGACGGGGACATCTTACATAGTTATGCAATCGCTGGATTTTTCTTATTGTTATTTTATAAGAGAGAACCTCGTACTATTTTGATTTGGGCATTAGTTTTACTAAGCATTTTTCAATTTTTAATGCTAATTACTAGCATTGGAATTGCCTTAATGCCAAGAGATGAGCTAGGACTCTCCTTACCAATCATCCCATTAGAAGACTGGATGTTACAAATACAAAATCGTTTCCATGCGTTTTATTCTGAAGCAATTGGGCTAAGTGCATTCATGCTTCCAGAAACAGTTGGATTATTTTTGCTTGGTTTATATGCTGGCAAAAAAGATATTTTCCGCCGCTCAAAAGAATTAGATCCAAAACTAAAAAAATGGCAAATTATTATGTTCGTTTTAACATTACCAATGTGGTTCTTTATGGTTCGTTATTTCTTGTCAAAACAACCTTATGATCCGATTTATATGAGCGCCTTTACAATGTTTAGTGGAAAAACATTATTCATCTTCTACATTTTTACACTCATGCGCTTATTACAAAAAGAAAGATGGCAAAAATTATTACGACCATTCCAATATGTCGGACGAATGGCGTTAACAAATTACATCACGCATACAATTGTTACGTTACTTGTATTCGGTCTATTTTTCAAAAATTATTATCCCACTCCATTATGGGTCGGACCACTATTTTGCATCGGTTTCTACACGTTACAAATTTTCATTAGCCGCTGGTGGCTTTCTCGTTATCAATACGGACCACTTGAATATATATGGCGCCTTGGTACGTACGGTAAGATGATGCCACTTAAAAAGAAAAGCAAGGTCTCCTAA